In one window of Nocardiopsis aegyptia DNA:
- a CDS encoding glycerophosphotransferase yields the protein MTLREHANRETVIGTSLLGLSYLVMLAGVITGLWWVFLVGAVGSYAMDALLLHRFPHLAKLVQQIRLGITPRTLLRQLMALGLLITTPNVTSTGIGLVLLVFLALFGLQLVCGVAARLLRTRRKLPVVTRNIDLASLRIPDSPPMPLVREPMTRLLPLDIFLVVGAVAHVATGRLWLVTGGAAVSLVVTVLALVLVGWHLRRALAIPGQEKVMQFTQSWLDAYRPEVVLYFSGSADSAYQVNMWLDVLDRLDRRVVVVLRERTIAAQLAPTRLPVLCVPAATDLMALDFGPARVALYPANTGKNIHMLRNPMMRHVFIGHGDSDKVASINPFSKAYDEVWTAGRAGRDRYDRAQVGVRLDEIVEVGRPQLDEIRTDTAPNAVRTVLYAPTWEGWTDEPGNTSLIDAGPALVARLLAADPPVRVLYKPHPFTGMRSAAARRAHKRIVDMIEAANRRAARTEPDPRPLAELERRLADFDTDNGSTDEAHNSREEGRSAPTAVADLQSLSTEWHRVYWDGRADEEHLVIQGPRPTLYSCFNQADLLISDISSVVADFVATEKPYAITNCEGITHSEFQTKHPTSAAAYMLLPDGEGLDSALAAVRGSGPDPLTAERVELRTYLLGPSDEPSQTRFAAAVDDLYARTDAQVRAVHEVSTEADAAAV from the coding sequence GTGACACTGCGCGAACACGCCAACCGCGAGACCGTCATCGGCACGAGCCTGCTCGGCCTGTCCTACCTCGTGATGCTCGCCGGTGTGATCACCGGCCTGTGGTGGGTCTTCCTCGTCGGAGCCGTCGGCAGCTACGCCATGGACGCGCTGCTCCTGCACCGCTTCCCGCACCTGGCCAAGCTCGTCCAGCAGATCCGACTGGGCATCACGCCGCGCACCCTCCTGCGCCAGCTCATGGCGCTGGGCCTGCTGATCACCACGCCGAACGTGACCTCCACGGGCATCGGCCTGGTCCTGCTGGTCTTCCTCGCGCTCTTCGGCCTCCAGCTCGTCTGCGGTGTCGCCGCGCGCCTGCTGCGCACCCGCCGCAAGCTGCCGGTCGTCACCCGCAACATCGACCTCGCGTCCCTGCGCATCCCCGACAGCCCGCCCATGCCGCTCGTCCGCGAGCCCATGACCCGCCTGCTGCCGCTGGACATCTTCCTGGTCGTCGGCGCCGTGGCCCACGTGGCCACCGGCCGCCTGTGGCTCGTCACCGGCGGCGCGGCCGTGTCGCTGGTCGTCACCGTCCTGGCGCTCGTCCTGGTCGGCTGGCACCTGCGCCGCGCGCTCGCCATCCCCGGCCAGGAGAAGGTGATGCAGTTCACCCAGTCCTGGCTGGACGCCTACCGCCCCGAGGTCGTGCTGTACTTCTCGGGTTCGGCCGACTCCGCCTACCAGGTCAACATGTGGCTGGACGTCCTCGACCGCCTGGACCGGCGCGTGGTCGTCGTGCTGCGCGAGCGCACCATCGCCGCCCAGCTCGCGCCGACCCGGCTCCCCGTGCTCTGCGTTCCCGCCGCCACGGACCTGATGGCGCTGGACTTCGGCCCCGCCCGCGTGGCCCTGTACCCGGCCAACACCGGCAAGAACATCCACATGCTGCGCAACCCGATGATGCGGCACGTGTTCATCGGGCACGGCGACAGCGACAAGGTCGCCAGCATCAACCCGTTCAGCAAGGCCTACGACGAGGTCTGGACCGCAGGGCGCGCCGGGCGGGACCGCTACGACCGCGCCCAGGTCGGCGTCCGCCTCGACGAGATCGTGGAGGTCGGCCGGCCGCAGCTGGACGAGATCCGCACCGACACCGCGCCCAACGCCGTCCGCACGGTGCTCTACGCGCCCACGTGGGAGGGTTGGACCGACGAGCCGGGCAACACGTCGCTGATCGACGCCGGCCCCGCGCTCGTCGCCCGGCTGCTGGCCGCCGACCCGCCCGTGCGCGTCCTGTACAAGCCGCACCCCTTCACCGGTATGCGCTCGGCCGCGGCCCGCAGGGCGCACAAGCGGATCGTGGACATGATCGAGGCCGCCAACCGCAGGGCCGCGCGCACCGAGCCGGACCCGCGCCCGCTGGCGGAGCTGGAGCGCCGCCTGGCCGACTTCGACACCGACAACGGTTCCACGGACGAGGCGCACAACTCGCGCGAGGAGGGCCGCTCGGCCCCCACGGCGGTGGCCGACCTCCAGTCGCTGTCCACCGAGTGGCACCGCGTGTACTGGGACGGCCGGGCCGACGAGGAGCACCTGGTCATCCAGGGGCCGCGGCCGACGCTGTACTCCTGCTTCAACCAGGCGGACCTGCTCATCAGCGACATCTCCAGCGTCGTCGCGGACTTCGTCGCCACCGAGAAGCCCTACGCCATCACCAACTGCGAGGGCATCACGCACAGCGAGTTCCAGACCAAGCACCCGACCTCGGCGGCGGCGTACATGCTGCTGCCGGACGGCGAGGGTCTGGACAGCGCGCTCGCGGCCGTCCGCGGCTCGGGGCCCGACCCGCTGACGGCCGAGCGCGTGGAGCTCAGGACCTACCTCCTGGGCCCGAGCGACGAGCCCTCCCAGACGCGTTTCGCGGCGGCCGTCGACGACCTGTACGCCAGGACCGACGCCCAGGTCCGTGCCGTCCACGAGGTCTCCACCGAGGCCGACGCGGCCGCCGTCTGA
- a CDS encoding FAD-binding oxidoreductase, translating into MPSFDHELQVRLFHNHPDLAPRMLRDTVGFPVPAYARAELGCSDHTKLKPTPFKSDNVIVLYDDTGAKTLAIITEVQLRKADDKLYSWPLYAATVWQIVKCPVKLMVLCPDAATERWARTPITFEFEGATLTPAVIGPSNTPEIKDSDQARELPELAVLSAAAHGDKAEVLKAAEAALDSVPEDTRLIYNDFILSKLNAAARRMWEDLMTTGTYEWQSDFARKYVSQGRELGLVEKQREVILQLLDERGIAMSPDDRVRINACDDLDRLETWFHRAITATTVDEVFG; encoded by the coding sequence ATGCCCAGCTTCGATCACGAGCTCCAGGTCCGGTTGTTCCACAACCACCCCGATCTTGCACCGAGGATGCTGCGGGACACGGTCGGTTTCCCCGTGCCCGCCTACGCCCGCGCCGAACTCGGCTGCTCGGACCACACCAAGCTCAAGCCGACCCCCTTCAAGTCGGACAACGTCATCGTGCTGTACGACGACACGGGGGCCAAGACGTTGGCCATCATCACGGAGGTGCAACTGCGCAAGGCCGACGACAAGCTCTACTCCTGGCCCCTGTACGCGGCCACGGTCTGGCAGATCGTGAAATGCCCGGTCAAGCTGATGGTCCTGTGCCCTGACGCCGCCACCGAACGGTGGGCGCGGACTCCCATCACCTTCGAGTTCGAGGGCGCGACGCTCACACCCGCGGTCATCGGCCCCAGCAACACGCCCGAGATCAAGGACTCCGACCAAGCGCGGGAGCTGCCGGAACTCGCGGTGCTGTCGGCAGCCGCGCACGGAGACAAGGCCGAGGTGCTCAAGGCCGCTGAGGCCGCGCTCGACTCAGTGCCCGAGGACACACGACTCATCTACAATGACTTCATCTTGTCGAAGCTCAACGCGGCCGCTCGGCGGATGTGGGAGGACCTCATGACGACCGGTACCTACGAGTGGCAGAGCGACTTCGCCCGCAAGTACGTCAGTCAGGGGCGTGAGCTGGGCCTGGTGGAGAAGCAGCGGGAAGTCATCCTGCAACTTCTTGATGAGCGCGGTATCGCCATGAGCCCCGATGATCGCGTGCGGATCAACGCCTGCGACGACCTCGACCGACTGGAGACCTGGTTCCACCGGGCCATCACGGCGACGACCGTCGACGAGGTCTTCGGCTAG
- a CDS encoding TIGR03842 family LLM class F420-dependent oxidoreductase, with protein MDIGLVLQTDPPADLLVERMERADGMGFTHGWTFDSVVLWQEPFVIYSRILERTRDLVVGPMVTNPSTRTWEVTASLFATLNDMYGNRTVCGIGRGDSAMRVAGRKPATLDRLGRAMRAIKDLAEGREADVDGAAMRIPWVRDGALPVWMGAYGPKALSLVGRQADGFILQLADPYLTEWMVKAVRAAAVEAGRDPDEVKVCVAAPAYVTDGSPEALAHARDQCRWFGGMVGNHVADLVSRYGEHSGAVPEELTDYIRAREGYDYSHHGRADNPDTAFVPDPIVDRFCLLGTVAEHKEKLERLREAGVDQFAVYAMHDDVDGVIDAYGSEIIPAVS; from the coding sequence GTGGACATCGGACTCGTCCTTCAGACCGACCCGCCCGCCGACCTGCTGGTGGAGCGGATGGAGCGCGCCGACGGGATGGGGTTCACCCACGGGTGGACCTTCGACTCGGTCGTGCTCTGGCAGGAGCCCTTCGTCATCTACAGCCGGATCCTGGAGCGCACCCGCGACCTGGTCGTCGGCCCGATGGTGACCAACCCGAGCACCCGCACGTGGGAGGTCACCGCCTCCCTGTTCGCGACGCTCAACGACATGTACGGCAACCGGACGGTGTGCGGCATCGGCCGCGGCGACTCGGCGATGCGCGTGGCGGGCCGCAAGCCCGCCACCCTGGACCGGCTCGGCAGGGCCATGCGCGCCATCAAGGACCTCGCTGAGGGCCGCGAGGCGGACGTCGACGGCGCCGCCATGCGCATCCCCTGGGTGAGGGACGGCGCCCTGCCCGTGTGGATGGGCGCCTACGGGCCCAAGGCTCTGTCCCTGGTGGGCCGCCAGGCCGACGGGTTCATCCTGCAGTTGGCCGACCCGTACCTGACCGAGTGGATGGTCAAGGCGGTGCGCGCGGCGGCGGTCGAGGCGGGCCGCGACCCCGACGAGGTGAAGGTGTGCGTGGCGGCGCCCGCGTACGTCACCGACGGCTCGCCCGAGGCGCTCGCGCACGCCCGCGACCAGTGCCGGTGGTTCGGCGGGATGGTGGGCAACCACGTGGCGGACCTGGTGTCGCGCTACGGGGAGCACTCCGGCGCCGTCCCGGAGGAGCTGACGGACTACATCCGTGCCAGGGAGGGGTACGACTACAGCCACCACGGCCGGGCGGACAACCCGGACACCGCCTTCGTACCCGACCCCATCGTCGACCGGTTCTGCCTCCTGGGCACGGTGGCGGAGCACAAGGAGAAGCTGGAGCGGCTGCGCGAGGCCGGAGTCGACCAGTTCGCCGTGTACGCCATGCACGACGACGTCGACGGGGTCATCGACGCCTACGGCAGTGAGATCATCCCGGCCGTCAGCTGA
- a CDS encoding bifunctional cytidylyltransferase/SDR family oxidoreductase, with protein sequence MNNQRPATQPSTRNVAVVLAGGSGQRIGLATPKQLLKIAGKTILEHTLTIFEHAPGVDEVLVMMNPGFVGDAEAIVKKAGLSKVTRVLPGGTSRNATTQLALDALGHLPAETTNVLFHDAVRPMLSQRVVADCLTALETYGAVDVAIPSSDTIIEVDEDVITDVPTRSRLRRGQTPQAFRLATIRDAYAKAWNDPDFQATDDCTVVLRYSPDVPIHVVAGEEQNMKVTQPVDIFIADKLFQLSSAGTPEFTDEDYTARLSGATVVVFGGSYGIGAGVADLAEKHGARVFRYSRSATRTNVANPADVAAALEQAHSATGRIDFVVNTAGVLRIGRLDQTDDATVEETLRVNYLAPVNIARAAFPYLAQSKGQLLLYTSSSYTRGRGEYSLYSSTKAATVNLTQALADEWSDDGVRINCINPERTQTPMRSKAFGEEPAGSLLSADKVARTSVDVLLSDLTGHVVDVRREELPAPAAESARSVREPAQ encoded by the coding sequence GTGAACAACCAGCGTCCGGCCACACAGCCGTCGACTCGCAACGTCGCGGTCGTCCTCGCCGGAGGAAGCGGCCAGCGCATTGGGCTCGCGACACCCAAGCAACTGCTCAAGATCGCCGGAAAGACGATCCTGGAGCACACGCTGACCATCTTCGAGCACGCCCCCGGCGTGGACGAGGTCCTCGTGATGATGAACCCCGGTTTCGTGGGCGACGCCGAGGCCATCGTGAAGAAGGCCGGCCTGTCGAAGGTGACCCGTGTCCTGCCCGGCGGCACCTCGCGCAACGCCACCACCCAGCTGGCCCTCGACGCCCTGGGACACCTTCCCGCGGAGACGACCAACGTCCTCTTCCACGACGCGGTCCGCCCCATGCTCTCCCAGCGCGTGGTCGCCGACTGCCTCACCGCCCTGGAGACCTACGGCGCCGTCGACGTGGCCATCCCGTCCTCGGACACCATCATCGAGGTCGACGAGGACGTCATCACCGACGTCCCCACGCGGTCCCGGCTGCGCCGCGGCCAGACCCCGCAGGCCTTCCGGCTGGCGACCATCCGCGACGCCTACGCCAAGGCGTGGAACGACCCCGACTTCCAGGCGACCGACGACTGCACCGTGGTCCTGCGCTACTCCCCCGACGTCCCCATCCACGTGGTGGCCGGCGAGGAGCAGAACATGAAGGTCACGCAGCCGGTCGACATCTTCATCGCCGACAAGCTCTTCCAGCTCTCCTCCGCCGGGACCCCGGAGTTCACCGACGAGGACTACACCGCCCGGCTCTCCGGCGCGACCGTGGTCGTCTTCGGCGGCAGCTACGGGATCGGCGCGGGCGTGGCCGACCTCGCGGAGAAGCACGGCGCCCGCGTCTTCCGCTACTCCCGCAGCGCCACCCGCACCAACGTCGCCAACCCCGCCGACGTGGCCGCCGCCCTGGAGCAGGCGCACTCCGCCACGGGCCGCATCGACTTCGTCGTCAACACCGCCGGGGTGCTGCGCATCGGCCGACTGGACCAGACGGACGACGCCACGGTCGAGGAGACCCTGCGCGTCAACTACCTGGCCCCGGTCAACATCGCCCGCGCCGCCTTCCCCTACCTCGCGCAGAGCAAGGGCCAGCTGCTGCTGTACACCTCCAGCTCCTACACGCGCGGACGCGGCGAGTACAGCCTCTACTCGTCCACGAAGGCCGCGACGGTCAACCTCACGCAGGCCCTGGCCGACGAGTGGTCCGACGACGGCGTCCGCATCAACTGCATCAACCCCGAGCGCACCCAGACGCCCATGCGCAGCAAGGCCTTCGGCGAGGAGCCGGCCGGCAGCCTGCTCAGCGCGGACAAGGTCGCCCGCACCTCCGTGGACGTCCTGCTGTCCGACCTCACCGGCCACGTCGTCGACGTGCGCCGCGAGGAGCTGCCCGCGCCCGCGGCCGAGAGCGCCCGTTCCGTGAGGGAGCCCGCCCAGTGA
- a CDS encoding NCS1 family nucleobase:cation symporter-1: MTHAPPSPDSAAAVTHADGRVSLPEGTTLPPGAYVNSDLHPVPISRRTWGTGSFTALWISMSVNIPAWTLAGGLVAVGMDWRQAVLTIALGNLIVLVPMVLTGHAGARYGIPYPIFARASFGLRGANLPALLRGAVACGWYGIQTWIGGQGVFILAGRVFGTGWSEAAVVGGQPWTMWLSFGLFWLAQLAIILWGMEGVRKVQVWAAPLMLVGGVALLAWMVVQAGGFAPLFAVNSELGWGPEFWALFFPSLMAMIGFWATLSLNISDFTRFAATQRAQVLGQTFGLPTTMAAFALLAVMVSAGTQAVYGETLWDPVEIVAQMDNGIALLFAIFVVLLATVSTNIAANLVGPSYDLANLKPRLISFRTGAVITCLVSVAIMPWRLISDPNIYIFTWLGTVGGILGTVGGILIADYWLLRGTKLDLNALYTRGSAYWYSGGWNWRALAAFAVGAVLAVGGSHSAPGAGPFPEAGIIPFLSPLADYGWAVGFLSALVVYWALSLAFRPRR, translated from the coding sequence GTGACCCACGCCCCTCCCTCCCCCGACTCCGCCGCGGCCGTCACGCACGCCGACGGACGGGTCTCCCTCCCCGAGGGAACCACCCTGCCGCCCGGCGCCTACGTCAACTCCGACCTGCACCCGGTGCCGATCTCCCGGCGCACCTGGGGCACGGGCAGCTTCACCGCCCTGTGGATCAGCATGTCGGTCAACATCCCGGCCTGGACGCTGGCCGGGGGCCTGGTCGCGGTGGGAATGGACTGGCGCCAGGCGGTCCTGACCATCGCCCTGGGCAACCTGATCGTGCTGGTGCCGATGGTGCTGACGGGCCACGCCGGCGCACGGTACGGCATCCCCTATCCGATCTTCGCGCGGGCGTCGTTCGGGCTGCGGGGCGCGAACCTGCCCGCGCTGCTGCGCGGCGCGGTCGCGTGCGGCTGGTACGGCATCCAGACGTGGATCGGCGGCCAGGGCGTGTTCATCCTGGCGGGGCGCGTGTTCGGCACGGGCTGGAGCGAGGCCGCCGTCGTCGGCGGGCAGCCGTGGACGATGTGGTTGTCGTTCGGGCTGTTCTGGCTGGCGCAGCTGGCGATCATCCTGTGGGGGATGGAGGGCGTCCGCAAGGTGCAGGTGTGGGCCGCCCCGCTGATGCTGGTGGGCGGCGTCGCCCTGCTGGCGTGGATGGTCGTGCAGGCGGGCGGGTTCGCGCCGTTGTTCGCGGTCAACTCCGAGCTCGGCTGGGGCCCGGAGTTCTGGGCGCTGTTCTTCCCGTCCCTGATGGCGATGATCGGCTTCTGGGCGACGCTGAGCCTGAACATCAGCGACTTCACCCGGTTCGCGGCCACCCAGCGCGCGCAGGTGCTGGGCCAGACCTTCGGGCTGCCGACGACGATGGCGGCGTTCGCGCTACTGGCGGTCATGGTGAGCGCGGGCACGCAGGCGGTGTACGGCGAGACCCTGTGGGACCCGGTGGAGATCGTCGCGCAGATGGACAACGGCATCGCGCTGCTGTTCGCGATCTTCGTGGTGCTGCTGGCGACGGTGTCCACGAACATCGCCGCCAACCTGGTGGGGCCGTCCTACGACCTGGCCAACCTGAAGCCCCGGCTGATCAGCTTCCGGACCGGCGCGGTGATCACGTGCCTGGTGAGCGTCGCGATCATGCCGTGGCGGCTGATCTCGGACCCGAACATCTACATCTTCACGTGGCTGGGCACCGTGGGCGGGATCCTGGGGACCGTCGGCGGCATCCTCATCGCGGACTACTGGCTGCTGCGCGGCACGAAGCTGGACCTGAACGCGCTGTACACGCGCGGCTCGGCGTACTGGTACTCCGGCGGGTGGAACTGGCGGGCGCTGGCGGCGTTCGCGGTGGGCGCGGTCCTGGCGGTGGGCGGTTCGCACTCCGCCCCGGGCGCGGGGCCCTTCCCGGAGGCGGGGATCATCCCGTTCCTGTCCCCGCTCGCGGACTACGGCTGGGCGGTGGGCTTCCTGTCGGCCCTGGTCGTCTACTGGGCCCTCAGCCTGGCCTTCCGACCGAGGAGGTAG
- a CDS encoding CDP-glycerol glycerophosphotransferase family protein codes for MAAAKRTVPEDLQRLMRYLPESDAAEREAFLAAADDFLGSAAPGDLSEFGPLTRVKLWLAKEHRLEDLQAVIRYERDNPKAHLVRGRLSPHIEVPGVASSSLPKEICRLQQRELPLDSQLTDLTWVEGRLRVRGYAYVRNVPMESRPRVPGLAWLTHTGSRRRIAIRLTPRREPRATSESKQALHCYDWAGFEFFVDPEKLRSGGSWTPGTWSLTLGVWGAGRLRRDGLPPGEVGTSGHPHARRLNASTRWVSSFRKKRLEFSIEPVTAELTGHSPADGMLALELRAPGADRLVVEHGKGEAAVELEYPLEGAGDGVRTVSVPLADLAVADSDDTRELRVHAVVDGSRAKVVVAPDVLARAYPFGEAREIAVGVSATQTLVVHDRLRQPVVDEVEWREGTLVLTGAYTGPDGERVLVLRHGERFEEVTVPVTIADGRFRAEIDPEGFDFYGDPLPLRKGRWYLTLRGAQEWDNAADIPVKLRPDLVERLPLKHHGHGRTFTVDRRFHDRVFLRSGNPLAEDERGAYRQRRIREEFLEEQRALPLREAVFYNSFGGKQYSDSPRAIHEELVRRGLDVEHLWSVNDQQVPLPPGVTPVEWRSREWYAALARSRYVVTNVGIGDWFVRREGQVIAQTWHGTPLKKIGADLLGTPKANRAYIASLPERSRQWDFFVSPNAFTTPIMRRAFRCEAEILESGYPRNDVFHAPDREERARRTRELLGIPEGKKVVLYAPTWRDDQRYDGTRFKLDLRIDLEAAQRDLGEDHVLLFRKHPKVLDSIPGAGQGFVWDVSKYPDIADLYLITDVLITDYSSVFFDFAHSGRPMLFFTYDLEHYRDTLRGFYFDLSSRAPGPLIKTSEELVKAIRDVDDVNERYRDQYEAFVRDFCEPSDGLATKRVVDRMLGTTD; via the coding sequence ATGGCCGCAGCCAAGCGCACGGTGCCAGAAGACCTCCAACGCCTCATGCGCTACCTGCCCGAGTCGGACGCCGCGGAGCGCGAGGCGTTCCTCGCCGCGGCGGACGACTTCCTGGGCTCAGCGGCGCCCGGTGACCTGTCGGAGTTCGGGCCGCTGACCAGGGTCAAGCTCTGGTTGGCCAAGGAGCACCGGCTGGAGGACCTGCAGGCGGTCATCCGCTACGAGCGGGACAACCCGAAGGCGCACCTCGTGCGCGGCCGGCTGTCCCCGCACATCGAGGTGCCCGGCGTGGCCTCCTCGTCCCTGCCCAAGGAGATCTGCCGGCTCCAGCAGCGGGAGCTGCCGCTGGACTCGCAGCTGACCGACCTGACCTGGGTGGAGGGGCGCCTGCGCGTGCGCGGGTACGCCTACGTCCGCAACGTCCCCATGGAGTCGCGTCCGCGGGTCCCCGGGCTGGCCTGGCTCACGCACACGGGTTCGCGGCGCCGGATCGCGATCCGGCTGACCCCGCGGCGCGAGCCGCGCGCCACCTCCGAGTCCAAGCAGGCCCTGCACTGCTACGACTGGGCGGGCTTCGAGTTCTTCGTCGACCCGGAGAAGCTGCGTTCCGGCGGGTCATGGACCCCCGGCACCTGGTCGCTCACCCTGGGTGTGTGGGGCGCCGGCCGGCTGCGCCGCGACGGCCTGCCCCCGGGCGAGGTGGGCACGAGCGGGCACCCGCACGCCCGCCGTCTGAACGCGTCCACCCGGTGGGTGAGCTCGTTCCGCAAGAAGCGGCTGGAGTTCTCGATCGAGCCGGTCACCGCCGAGCTGACCGGGCACTCCCCGGCCGACGGGATGCTGGCCCTGGAGCTGCGCGCACCAGGCGCGGACCGCCTGGTCGTCGAGCACGGCAAGGGCGAGGCCGCCGTGGAGCTCGAGTACCCGCTGGAGGGCGCCGGGGACGGGGTCCGCACGGTGTCCGTCCCCCTGGCCGACCTGGCCGTGGCCGACTCCGACGACACACGTGAGCTGCGCGTGCACGCGGTCGTCGACGGGTCGCGCGCCAAGGTCGTCGTCGCGCCCGATGTCCTCGCCCGGGCGTACCCGTTCGGGGAGGCCCGGGAGATCGCCGTGGGCGTCAGCGCCACGCAGACCCTGGTCGTGCACGACCGGCTGCGCCAGCCCGTCGTGGACGAGGTGGAGTGGCGGGAGGGCACCCTCGTGCTGACCGGCGCCTACACCGGCCCCGACGGCGAGCGCGTGCTGGTCCTGCGGCACGGTGAGCGGTTCGAGGAGGTCACGGTACCGGTCACGATCGCCGACGGCCGGTTCCGCGCCGAGATCGACCCGGAGGGCTTCGACTTCTACGGCGACCCGCTGCCGCTGCGCAAGGGCCGCTGGTACCTGACCCTGCGGGGCGCCCAGGAGTGGGACAACGCCGCCGACATCCCGGTCAAGCTCAGGCCGGACCTGGTCGAGCGGCTCCCGCTCAAGCACCACGGCCACGGGCGGACCTTCACGGTGGACCGCCGCTTCCACGACCGCGTCTTCCTGCGCTCGGGCAATCCGCTGGCGGAGGACGAGCGGGGCGCCTACCGGCAGCGCCGCATCCGCGAGGAGTTCCTGGAGGAGCAGCGGGCGCTGCCCCTGCGCGAGGCCGTCTTCTACAACAGCTTCGGCGGCAAACAGTACTCCGACTCGCCCCGCGCCATCCACGAGGAGCTGGTGCGCCGCGGCCTGGACGTCGAGCACCTGTGGTCGGTGAACGACCAGCAGGTGCCGCTGCCGCCGGGGGTCACGCCCGTGGAGTGGCGCAGCCGCGAGTGGTACGCCGCGCTCGCCCGCAGCCGCTACGTGGTGACCAACGTGGGCATCGGCGACTGGTTCGTGCGGCGCGAGGGCCAGGTGATCGCGCAGACCTGGCACGGCACCCCGCTGAAGAAGATCGGCGCGGACCTGCTCGGCACGCCCAAGGCCAACCGCGCCTACATCGCCAGCCTGCCCGAGCGGTCCCGGCAGTGGGACTTCTTCGTGTCGCCGAACGCCTTCACCACGCCGATCATGCGCCGGGCCTTCCGCTGCGAGGCGGAGATCCTGGAGTCGGGCTACCCCCGCAACGACGTGTTCCACGCGCCGGACCGGGAGGAGCGCGCGCGCCGGACCCGTGAGCTGCTGGGCATTCCCGAGGGCAAGAAGGTCGTGCTGTACGCGCCCACCTGGCGCGACGACCAGCGCTACGACGGCACCCGGTTCAAGCTGGACCTGCGGATCGACCTGGAGGCCGCCCAGCGGGACCTGGGCGAGGACCACGTGCTGCTGTTCCGCAAGCACCCCAAGGTGCTGGACAGCATTCCGGGCGCGGGCCAGGGCTTCGTCTGGGACGTGTCGAAGTACCCCGACATCGCCGACCTGTACCTGATCACGGACGTGCTGATCACGGACTACTCGTCGGTGTTCTTCGACTTCGCCCACTCGGGCCGTCCCATGCTCTTCTTCACCTACGACCTGGAGCACTACCGGGACACCCTGCGCGGGTTCTACTTCGACCTGTCCTCGCGCGCGCCCGGGCCGCTGATCAAGACCTCCGAGGAACTGGTCAAGGCGATCCGGGACGTCGACGACGTGAACGAGCGCTACCGCGACCAGTACGAGGCGTTCGTCCGGGACTTCTGCGAGCCCTCGGACGGTCTGGCCACCAAGCGGGTCGTCGACCGCATGCTCGGCACCACGGACTGA